From a region of the Arachis ipaensis cultivar K30076 chromosome B09, Araip1.1, whole genome shotgun sequence genome:
- the LOC107615870 gene encoding uncharacterized protein LOC107615870 encodes MVKEEWRNLGELQFTDKLKALRMPLGRWHKDNFGDMDKKIQRFEEKIRKLDDLVGNKVYDDTVEARRKALAGCCKQWYVRKELHWKQMSRSRHAKDMDMNTRYFHNLASARRRNNRLDALVINGRLVRNQAWIKIAIRDFYKDLYHQERSPVVGFRDGLVNRIDVEHSIALERLPTMEEIKEAVWDCESSKARGSDGYNMNFIKKCWDEIGAEFMTAVLDFF; translated from the coding sequence ATGGTCAAAGAAGAATGGAGGAATCTTGGTGAGCTACAGTTCACAGATAAGCTGAAGGCTTTAAGGATGCCTTTGGGAAGATGGCACAAGGACAATTTCGGTGACATGGACAAGAAAATACAGCGCTTTGAGGAGAAGATAAGGAAGCTGGATGATTTGGTAGGAAACAAAGTTTATGATGATACAGTGGAGGCTAGAAGGAAGGCCTTAGCAGGCTGTTGCAAGCAGTGGTATGTCAGAAAAGAACTACACTGGAAGCAGATGTCGCGCTCCAGGCATGCGAAGGATATGGATATGAACACTAGGTACTTCCATAACCTGGCGTCGGCAAGAAGGAGGAACAATAGACTTGATGCTTTGGTAATTAACGGAAGGTTGGtaagaaatcaagcttggatcaAGATTGCAATCAGAGATTTTTACAAAGATTTGTACCACCAGGAGAGATCACCGGTTGTGGGTTTCAGAGACGGTCTGGTAAATCGAATTGATGTAGAACACTCAATAGCTCTGGAGAGATTACCGACAATGGAAGAGATAAAGGAAGCTGTTTGGGATTGTGAATCTTCCAAGGCTCGAGGGAGTGACGGATATAATATGAATTTCATCAAGAAATGCTGGGACGAGATTGGTGCAGAGTTCATGACAGCTGTTTTGGATTTCTTTTGA
- the LOC107615868 gene encoding uncharacterized protein LOC107615868, whose product MASQKWVAKKLEKRLRTQPHMTLSEAYEHIKIDYNVIINGKMVYRALKEARERLIGNERAQYSKLREYLAELLRSNPGSHTILDVTPIPQSPPQFSKLYACLEACKRGFKAGCRKLIGLDGCFLKGYFGGQLLSAVGQDANNHFYVIAYAIVDSETKESWKWFLTLLQEDLGDQYIHGWNFISDQQKECAKCTTDAEFQTSMQKLKRINEEAWSYLAKFEPTCWTKAHFSHGPKYDNLTNNMCEVWNAKIVNYRSKPILTMCEELRCYIMRRMTKYKQVLETHIGTQVAPTQQKRLDDIMKGVRYWHPVWVGDDERRIFEVQQGSTKVSVNLSQNKCLPCVHALAAIARRGDRPETYVHPLLKIGAALATYQHCIQPVNSEEYWEKTIYMNPIPPKLKRPVGRPVKRRRKEPFEIEASRTNGTKVKKTFRVTCSKCGETGHNYKTCKGPPATTTRRPTNPNRRTTSRAGSSSETLNQNAEEVNISQSAPQTQSVNVNAHQVLSETPNSGLMPNMVTMTSPSSQGQANFQVPIPHSARAKQPIIRPYKPPPIQSSIPPPISPPTTTGGVSAETMATASKGTASRMFQFIPNPDFKHPRKK is encoded by the exons ATGGCAAGTCAGAAATGGGTGGCAAAGAAGCTCGAAAAAAGGCTCCGAACTCAACCTCACATGACCCTTAGTGAGGCATATGAGCACATCAAAATCGACTACAATGTCATAATAAATGGAAAGATGGTATATAGGGCTCTGAAAGAGGCTAGAGAGCGTTTGATTGGCAATGAGAGGGCACAATATAGTAAGTTGAGAGAATACCTGGCTGAGTTGTTGAGGAGTAACCCAGGGAGCCATACGATTTTGGATGTGACACCAATTCCCCAATCACCTCCACAGTTTAGCAAGCTATACGCTTGTTTAGAGGCAtgtaaaaggggatttaaagctGGGTGTAGAAAACTAATCGGACTTGATGGATGTTTTTTGAAGGGTTACTTTGGAGGTCAATTGTTGTCGGCTGTGGGTCAAGATGCAAACAATCACTTCTATGTGATTGCGTATGCTATTGTGGATAGTGAAACTAAAGAAAGTTGGAAGTGGTTCCTTACTTTACTGCAAGAGGATCTTGGAGATCAATATATCCATGGGTGGAATTTTATCTCAGACCAACAAAAG GAATGTGCTAAATGCACTACTGATGCAGAATTTCAAACAAGCATGCAAAAGTTGAAAAGGATCAATGAAGAAGCATGGAGCTACCTTGCAAAATTCGAGCCGACATGCTGGACCAAGGCTCATTTCAGTCACGGGCCAAAATATGACAACCTCACCAACAACATGTGCGAGGTTTGGAACGCAAAAATAGTGAATTATCGTTCTAAACCGATTCTAACGATGTGTGAGGAACTCCGGTGCTATATCATGAGGAGAATGACCAAATACAAGCAAGTGTTAGAGACACACATAGGCACTCAAGTGGCTCCTACTCAACAAAAGAGGCTTGATGACATAATGAAAGGTGTGAGATATTGGCACCCAGTGTGGGTTGGTGACGATGAGAGgcgaatctttgaggtgcaacaAGGATCTACAAAGGTTTCTGTGAATCTGTCTCAGAACAAGT GTCTCCCGTGTGTCCATGCACTTGCTGCCATTGCTAGAAGAGGGGATAGACCTGAAACATATGTGCACCCACTGCTGAAGATTGGGGCAGCACTAGCTACATATCAACACTGCATTCAACCAGTTAATTCGGAGGAATATTGGGAGAAGACAATATATATGAATCCGATTCCACCAAAGTTGAAGAGGCCAGTAGGCAGACCAGTGAAGAGAAGGAGAAAAGAACCATTTGAGATTGAAGCTAGCAGAACTAATGGCACCAAAGTGAAGAAAACATTTAGGGTCACTTGTAGCAAGTGTGGAGAAACTGGCCACAACTACAAGACCTGCAAAGGCCCACCAGCAACAACAACTAGAAGACCAACCAATCCAAATAGGAGAACAACATCGAGAGCTGGTTCTAGTTCTGAAACCTTAAACCAAAACGCCGAAGAGGTCAACATCTCTCAATCAGCCCCACAAACACAA AGTGTAAATGTTAATGCGCATCAAGTTCTGTCAGAAACACCAAATTCGGGTTTAATGCCTAATATG GTAACTATGACATCACCATCATCGCAAGGTCAGGCAAATTTTCAAGTGCCAATTCCACATAGTGCTAGAGCCAAGCAACCTATCATCAGGCCATATAAACCACCCCCCATTCAGTCGAGCATTCCACCACCAATTTCACCACCTACAACAACTGGAGGGGTCTCAGCTGAAACAATGGCAACTGCCAGTAAGGGTACTGCATCAAGGATGTTCCAATTTATTCCAAATCCCGATTTCAAGCATCCAAGAAAAAAGTGA
- the LOC107615869 gene encoding uncharacterized protein LOC107615869, whose amino-acid sequence MVRRMRSVMPGLVGEIQSAFVKGRKIHDGALIACETVHWLRTKRKKAAIIKLDFQKAYDRVKWSFVDIVLQKMGFGWRWREWVKECLGTAMVGEAIRNKRILPLLVGKDNIELSHLQFADDTILLCPLEEETIRNYARLLRCFEMMSGLSINFDKSSLIPINCDQQWTYNMCSLLGCKEASLPVRYLGISLGENPRLVRTWKPIIDKVEEKLSLWKAKVLNKACKLVLIKSVLNSLPVYYLSLYKMPKAVAEKLISLQRRFLWSKEEGRNGLALVKWKIVQAPKKAGGLEVGDAVIRNTALLFK is encoded by the exons ATGGTAAGGAGGATGAGATCAGTCATGCCAGGTCTAGTGGGGGAGATCCAGAGCGCATTTGTGAAGGGACGAAAAATACATGATGGAGCTCTTATTGCATGTGAAACAGTGCATTGGTTAAGGACAAAGAGGAAGAAAGCGGCAATTATCAAGTTAGACTTCCAGAAGGCTTATGACCGGGTAAAGTGGAGCTTTGTGGATATTGTGCTACAGAAGATGGGCTTTGGATGGAGATGGAGGGAATGGGTGAAGGAGTGCCTGGGTACAGC GATGGTAGGGGAGGCAATCAGGAACAAACGTATTTTGCCACTACTGGTTGGAAAGGACAATATAGAGTTATCACACTTGCAATTTGCAGATGACACTATATTGTTATGTCCACTAGAGGAGGAGACCATCAGGAACTATGCCAGATTGCTAAGATGCTTTGAGATGATGTCAGGGCTAtctattaactttgataagtcaaGCTTAATCCCAATAAATTGTGACCAGCAGTGGACTTACAACATGTGTAGCTTATTGGGATGCAAGGAGGCTAGTCTTCCAGTCAGATATCTCGGTATTTCCTTAGGAGAAAATCCGAGATTGGTCAGGACTTGGAAACCGATAATTGACAAGGTTGAGGAAAAGCTCAGCTTGTGGAAGGCAAAAGTTCTCAATAAAGCATGTAAGCTTGTACTTATCAAATCTGTGTTAAATAGCTTGCCAGTGTACTATTTGAGCTTGTATAAGATGCCGAAAGCTGTGGCAGAAAAGTTGATATCGTTGCAGAGGAGGTTCCTATGGAGCAAGGAGGAAGGCAGAAATGGTTTGGCACTTGTAAAGTGGAAGATTGTTCAGGCCCCTAAAAAGGCGGGTGGGTTGGAGGTGGGTGATGCAGTGATTAGAAACACTGCACTTCTGTTCAAGTAG